The Ancylothrix sp. D3o genome segment ATCCGCCAAACCCAAATCCTCGAATTTTACCCAGCCACCGAAAAAATCACCGATATCGGCGGACTCGACAACCTCAAAGACTGGCTATTGCGACGCGGTAGTGCCTTCTCTGAAAAAGCCCGACAATATGGCATACCCCACCCCAGAGGCTTACTGCTGGTTGGCATCCAAGGCACCGGCAAATCTCTCACAGCCAAAGCTATCGCCCACCATTGGCATCTGCCCCTCCTCCGTCTGGATGTGGGCCGGTTATTTGGCGGATTAGTGGGTGAATCAGAATCTCGGACTCGCGCCTTTATCCAAACAGCCGAAGCCCTCGCTCCTTGTGTTCTCTGGGTAGACGAAATTGATAAAGCTTTTGCCGGTTTTGACACTAAAGGCGACGGCGGCACCACCAGCCGCGTTTTCGGCACCTTCATCACCTGGCTTGCCGAAAAAACTTCCCCCGTTTTCGTCGTCGCTACGGCAAATAACATCCAATCGCTACCGGCAGAAATTTTACGAAAAGGCCGGTTTGATGAAATATTCTTTGTAGGATTACCCAACAGTGAAGAACGACGGGCTATTTTTGGCGTTCATCTATCCCGACTCCGCCCCCACAACCTCAAAAACTACGACCTCGACCGGCTTGCCTACGAAACCCCGGATTTTTCGGGGGCAGAAATTGAACAAGCTTTAATTGAAGCTATGCACATTGGTTTTAGCCAAAACCGCGATTTTAATAATGATGACATTTTAGAAGCGGCCAGCCAAATCATTCCCCTCGCGCGCACAGCCAGTGAGCAAATTCAATTTTTGCAAAACTGGGCCGCCGCCGGTAAAGCTCGTCTGGCTTCCCGCCATAACAGCCTTCTCGGACGTCTCCAAACGCCGCTCACCGGCCCCGACTAAAACGGCCAATTCCCCAAACAACGACAGAAATTTCTGTAAAATTGTCAGATGTCATTGGTGAAATGTCATTGCTAATTCAACAAAAGACAAATGACAAAGGACTATTGACATTTGACAATTCACCAAAAACCCACCGGCCACCACAACTCAATCAAACACTATTGCTGCCGTGAAAACCGTATCTGGACTTTTACAATTTCTCCTTGGCATTGCCCTTGCTTTTGCCCTCATCGGTGCCGGTGGAGTCGCCGCCGCCCTCTACTTGGCCGCAAAACACTCTGCTCAACCCGAAAGGCCGGTTTTTGAAGAAGAAAAAATCGCCACTACTACCACCAACAGCACTAGCAAAACGGGTAAACCCTCTGCCAAACCAGCATCCTCAGCAGCAACCCCCAAACCCACCCCCACCGCTAAACCTCAAGAGCCCGGACTTTATACAGCCCGCGTTACTTGGCCGGAAGGATTAAGTTTAAGAGAACGTCCGGGGTTTGAGTCTAAAAGTATTGGTGGGGTTGAATATAATGGCCGGTTAATTGTCCTCGAAGAAACTCCTGATAAAGAATGGCAGCGAGTTCGCATAGAAAATACGGAACGCGAAGGCTGGATAAAAAGTGGGAATATTGAGCGCTTGGCTTCTGCATCAGAGTCGGGTACATCAAATACGAATCCTTAAAATATTGAAGTTAAAATTTATGAAAATGTAGCCATCACTTCGGGTGAGGAATCGGGTTTCTTTATCTAAGAAGGCCGGTTTTTTAATA includes the following:
- a CDS encoding AAA family ATPase, which produces MAFREEFELLLRARYPILYIPTREEERLETTIKDIGNRTNRAIYIWDFVDGYSGNPNDANAGRRNPLQALEFIEKLPAAAPAIFILRDFHRFLEDISISRKLRNLSRLLKSQPKNLVILSPQLNIPEDLTDVLTIIEFPLPTPTDIKTEVERLLTATSATLEPRLLDEIVSSCQGLSLERIRRVLAKAIATHGKIEADDIELILEEKRQTIRQTQILEFYPATEKITDIGGLDNLKDWLLRRGSAFSEKARQYGIPHPRGLLLVGIQGTGKSLTAKAIAHHWHLPLLRLDVGRLFGGLVGESESRTRAFIQTAEALAPCVLWVDEIDKAFAGFDTKGDGGTTSRVFGTFITWLAEKTSPVFVVATANNIQSLPAEILRKGRFDEIFFVGLPNSEERRAIFGVHLSRLRPHNLKNYDLDRLAYETPDFSGAEIEQALIEAMHIGFSQNRDFNNDDILEAASQIIPLARTASEQIQFLQNWAAAGKARLASRHNSLLGRLQTPLTGPD
- a CDS encoding SH3 domain-containing protein → MKTVSGLLQFLLGIALAFALIGAGGVAAALYLAAKHSAQPERPVFEEEKIATTTTNSTSKTGKPSAKPASSAATPKPTPTAKPQEPGLYTARVTWPEGLSLRERPGFESKSIGGVEYNGRLIVLEETPDKEWQRVRIENTEREGWIKSGNIERLASASESGTSNTNP